From Methanocella paludicola SANAE, a single genomic window includes:
- the mmp10 gene encoding methyl coenzyme M reductase-arginine methyltransferase Mmp10 (Mmp10 (methanogenesis marker protein 10) is a cobalamin-requiring radical SAM methyltransferase that creates the methylarginine modification to methyl coenzyme M reductase.): protein MVEILADVGGSPGKDCRGFCKYCYFKLVKEVPAFGCKHCLPFQKGCDYCTRGIKEQYPGFKPLPMVTSDVMGALMFNRNADKITISGGGDVSCYPELKELVAFLSQTGLPIHLGYTSGKGFDSADDADFYIENGVTEVTFTVFSATTKLRKEYMNDKHPEESLEALKRFCKSCDVYAASVLIPGVNDGEDLIKTCDLLQKWGVKGVILMRFANSEEQGLILNNAPLIKGVKPHTIQEFEGIVKDIASKYKFRVTGTPLGDPKLGSPFAIRNEPKKLLKLPKLTKEATLISGSIAAPLIQEIFTKLGSSVNVVPVKKDIACLITIKDIEGIDLKDVKETVIFPGRALVHDKEIEELLTKDGVDRLVRRGPDRLTADGEMTISMTKDEIIDFEVCAFTELIDIINAIGLPPQKVKKVSSVTKAPVKKSVTKKKK from the coding sequence ATGGTTGAAATCCTCGCGGACGTGGGCGGCAGTCCTGGTAAGGACTGCCGGGGCTTTTGCAAATATTGTTATTTCAAGCTAGTCAAGGAAGTTCCAGCTTTCGGCTGTAAGCATTGCCTCCCCTTCCAGAAGGGTTGCGACTATTGCACCAGAGGCATAAAAGAGCAGTACCCCGGCTTCAAGCCTCTCCCCATGGTCACCTCCGACGTCATGGGCGCGCTCATGTTCAACCGCAACGCCGACAAGATCACCATCAGCGGCGGCGGCGACGTTAGCTGCTACCCCGAGCTGAAGGAGCTCGTCGCGTTCCTCAGCCAGACCGGCCTTCCCATCCACCTCGGCTATACAAGCGGTAAGGGCTTTGATAGTGCGGATGATGCCGACTTCTACATCGAGAACGGCGTCACAGAGGTCACCTTCACCGTATTCTCGGCCACCACGAAGCTCCGCAAGGAGTACATGAACGACAAACACCCCGAAGAGTCGCTCGAGGCCCTCAAGCGCTTCTGTAAGTCCTGTGATGTTTATGCGGCGTCGGTCCTCATCCCGGGTGTCAACGACGGCGAAGACTTGATCAAGACGTGCGACCTCCTCCAAAAATGGGGTGTCAAAGGCGTCATCTTAATGCGCTTCGCCAACTCCGAGGAGCAGGGCCTCATCCTGAACAACGCGCCCCTCATCAAGGGCGTCAAGCCACACACCATCCAGGAATTCGAGGGCATCGTAAAGGACATCGCCTCGAAGTACAAGTTCCGCGTCACGGGCACGCCGTTGGGCGACCCGAAGCTGGGCTCCCCATTCGCCATACGCAACGAGCCCAAGAAGCTCCTGAAATTACCCAAACTCACCAAGGAAGCGACCCTCATTTCGGGCTCCATCGCAGCGCCGCTCATCCAGGAAATATTCACGAAACTGGGCAGCAGTGTGAACGTCGTGCCCGTCAAAAAGGACATCGCATGCCTCATCACCATAAAGGACATCGAAGGCATCGACCTCAAAGACGTAAAAGAGACCGTCATCTTCCCTGGACGGGCTTTAGTGCATGACAAAGAGATCGAGGAGCTATTAACGAAGGATGGTGTTGATCGTCTTGTGCGCAGGGGTCCGGATCGTTTGACAGCGGATGGCGAGATGACCATCAGCATGACGAAAGACGAGATCATCGACTTCGAGGTATGTGCTTTTACTGAGCTTATCGATATTATAAACGCGATTGGTCTGCCGCCACAAAAAGTGAAGAAAGTAAGCAGTGTCACTAAAGCTCCGGTAAAAAAATCCGTCACGAAAAAGAAAAAGTAA
- the ablB gene encoding putative beta-lysine N-acetyltransferase, protein MMRDIIMRLGQSVVQHGNHNDRIYVMRLAKDDMPRIVHRLYDMALENSYSKIFVKVPGYALDTFIKAGYGIEAYVPGFFNGIEGGYFMAKYTDWTRSVDKRSGLLENVLAEAKAFSEWFKVPALKEHFTFHTADPDDAKELAGLYRRTFSTYPFPIMDAEYIKKSMGENVKYYFMCMKGRMVGAASAEMDHEQKNVEMTDFATLEGHRSKGISAFLLKKMEESMAAEGMKLSYTIARATSYPMNKVFSRAGYAYGGRLVNNTNICGAYESMNVWYKPLGAT, encoded by the coding sequence ATGATGCGTGACATCATCATGAGGCTCGGGCAGTCCGTCGTCCAGCACGGCAACCACAATGACCGCATATACGTCATGCGGCTGGCCAAAGACGATATGCCCCGTATCGTGCACCGGCTCTACGACATGGCCCTGGAAAACTCGTACTCGAAGATATTCGTCAAGGTGCCCGGCTATGCCCTGGATACATTCATCAAGGCCGGCTACGGCATCGAAGCCTACGTGCCAGGCTTCTTCAACGGCATCGAGGGCGGCTACTTTATGGCGAAGTATACCGACTGGACCCGGTCCGTCGATAAGAGGAGCGGCCTGCTCGAGAACGTGCTCGCCGAAGCGAAAGCCTTCTCCGAATGGTTCAAGGTGCCGGCACTTAAGGAGCATTTCACCTTCCACACAGCGGATCCCGACGATGCGAAGGAGCTTGCCGGGCTCTACCGCCGGACCTTCAGCACATACCCGTTCCCGATCATGGACGCCGAATACATTAAGAAGTCTATGGGCGAGAACGTAAAGTACTACTTCATGTGCATGAAGGGCAGGATGGTGGGCGCAGCATCGGCAGAGATGGACCATGAGCAGAAGAACGTCGAGATGACGGACTTCGCCACGCTCGAGGGCCACAGGAGTAAAGGCATCTCGGCGTTCCTCCTGAAAAAGATGGAGGAGAGCATGGCAGCCGAGGGAATGAAGCTGTCCTATACCATCGCCCGGGCCACGTCTTATCCGATGAACAAGGTATTCTCGCGAGCTGGATACGCCTACGGCGGGAGGCTGGTGAATAATACGAACATTTGCGGCGCCTACGAGAGCATGAACGTCTGGTACAAGCCGCTGGGGGCCACTTAA
- a CDS encoding glycosyltransferase family 2 protein codes for MYTNNGVNKKTVSIIILSYNSCQDLMECIPSILEQIGSDHEIIVVDNGSVDGTESFIKKNYSNIQFIENGSNLGYAAGNNIGFRHAKGEYIVVVNPDTIPGNNWLSALIAPLQMNPEIAITTSKILMHTDKHLINTCANHSHYTGLNFCRGLNQLSSSFKKPLEVGAISGCSFATRRKVIEELGGFDSNFFLYMEDDDLSWRARLAGYKIMFVPSSVIYHKYRLTIAPWKEYYLERNRYILLLKNYRLKTLFLLLPVLLVTEAITWGHAILNGLPYMQSKLRAYWWLISNLNLVIPERKEIQSYRKISDKELIKLLDWRIPFEQVIVNESIKNQVDKIFNSIYKIYFYAIIKIV; via the coding sequence ATGTATACTAATAACGGCGTTAATAAAAAAACCGTGAGCATCATTATACTCTCATATAACAGTTGTCAAGATCTGATGGAGTGTATACCTTCTATATTGGAACAAATTGGCTCCGACCATGAAATAATCGTTGTCGATAATGGCTCAGTCGATGGCACGGAATCATTTATTAAAAAGAATTATTCGAATATCCAGTTCATTGAAAATGGCTCAAACCTGGGTTACGCCGCCGGTAACAATATAGGATTTCGACATGCAAAAGGCGAGTATATAGTCGTCGTGAATCCGGATACTATCCCGGGTAATAACTGGCTTTCTGCGCTTATTGCGCCACTACAAATGAATCCAGAAATTGCTATAACTACTTCAAAAATTTTGATGCACACTGATAAGCATTTAATCAACACTTGTGCGAATCATTCACATTACACCGGTCTTAACTTCTGCCGCGGGCTCAATCAGCTTTCTTCATCGTTTAAAAAACCACTCGAGGTCGGTGCTATATCTGGTTGCTCATTTGCTACTCGACGGAAGGTCATTGAGGAATTGGGTGGATTTGACTCTAACTTTTTTTTGTATATGGAGGATGATGACTTATCTTGGCGAGCTCGTCTTGCCGGATATAAAATAATGTTTGTGCCGTCATCCGTTATTTATCATAAATACCGGCTTACAATCGCACCCTGGAAGGAGTATTACCTCGAACGTAACAGATATATCCTTCTGTTAAAGAACTATCGACTGAAGACACTTTTCCTATTATTGCCAGTGCTGCTGGTCACCGAAGCTATCACTTGGGGACATGCAATACTAAATGGATTACCATATATGCAGAGTAAATTAAGGGCTTATTGGTGGTTAATTAGCAACCTTAACCTTGTCATACCAGAACGTAAGGAGATACAAAGCTATAGAAAAATTAGTGATAAAGAACTTATAAAACTCCTCGATTGGAGGATACCTTTTGAGCAAGTAATAGTTAATGAATCCATAAAAAATCAAGTCGATAAAATTTTTAACTCTATTTATAAGATATATTTTTATGCGATTATAAAAATTGTATAA
- the ablA gene encoding lysine 2,3-aminomutase encodes MVSLLIKQVGLAKKIDPGAAVRQWNDWKWQMRHAVRDIPSFEELTGVHFNREERRELEKTIEHFPLNITPYYLSLIDTADMKNDPVYKQCFPSPEELNVEKCDMVDPLAEEEDSPVPGITHRYPDRVLFLVSNVCAMYCRHCTRKRKVGNVDYIPDRETILKGIDYIRDNPSIRDVLLSGGDPLMLPDDYLDWILSELDNIPHVEVVRIGTRVPVVLPCRITDDLVEMLKGHHPLWINTHFNHPKEVTPASREALRKLADAGIPLGNQCVLLAGVNDCPQIMKKLFQKLVQNRVRPYYMFQCDLSEGLSHFRTSVSKGIEIIENLVGHTSGFAVPTYVVDAPGGGGKIPVMPNYLISSATNKVVMRNYEGVITTYTEPDAYKAAKCDGNCQACHLQHDDVSSENEVGIARLLSDRDETISIIPSNNRRIGRRYDA; translated from the coding sequence TTGGTCAGTTTATTAATAAAACAGGTAGGGCTGGCAAAGAAAATAGACCCGGGGGCCGCCGTAAGGCAATGGAACGACTGGAAATGGCAGATGAGGCACGCGGTCCGGGACATACCCTCATTCGAGGAGCTCACTGGAGTACACTTCAACAGAGAAGAACGCAGGGAGCTCGAAAAGACCATCGAGCACTTTCCGCTCAACATAACTCCATACTATCTTTCGCTCATCGATACTGCGGACATGAAGAACGATCCGGTATATAAGCAGTGTTTTCCCTCGCCCGAGGAATTAAACGTCGAGAAGTGCGACATGGTCGACCCCCTGGCGGAAGAAGAGGACAGCCCGGTGCCAGGTATTACCCACAGGTACCCGGACCGGGTGCTTTTCCTCGTAAGCAACGTCTGCGCCATGTACTGCCGCCACTGCACAAGGAAGAGGAAAGTAGGCAACGTGGACTATATCCCGGACAGGGAGACGATCCTCAAGGGCATCGACTACATCCGGGATAACCCGTCCATTCGGGATGTGCTCCTCTCGGGCGGCGACCCGCTGATGTTACCTGACGACTACCTCGACTGGATATTAAGCGAGCTGGACAACATCCCGCACGTAGAGGTAGTACGCATCGGCACGAGAGTGCCAGTCGTGCTCCCCTGCCGCATTACCGATGATCTGGTGGAAATGCTGAAGGGCCACCACCCTCTGTGGATCAACACGCATTTCAACCACCCGAAGGAGGTGACGCCGGCATCCCGTGAAGCTTTGCGTAAGCTGGCCGATGCCGGCATTCCTCTGGGGAACCAGTGCGTCCTGCTGGCGGGCGTGAACGACTGCCCGCAGATAATGAAGAAGCTCTTCCAGAAACTGGTACAGAACCGTGTTAGGCCCTATTACATGTTCCAGTGCGACCTCTCGGAGGGCCTCTCACACTTCCGTACTTCGGTATCCAAGGGCATCGAGATCATCGAGAACTTGGTGGGGCACACGAGCGGATTCGCCGTGCCCACGTACGTCGTGGACGCTCCCGGCGGCGGAGGGAAGATACCCGTGATGCCCAACTACCTGATCTCAAGCGCCACGAACAAAGTCGTCATGAGAAACTACGAGGGCGTCATCACCACTTACACCGAGCCCGACGCCTATAAGGCGGCGAAGTGCGACGGCAACTGCCAGGCATGCCATCTACAGCACGACGATGTGAGCTCAGAAAACGAGGTCGGCATTGCCAGGCTCCTGTCCGACAGGGATGAGACCATATCGATCATACCTTCGAACAATAGGCGCATAGGGAGGCGATATGATGCGTGA
- a CDS encoding glycosyltransferase family 4 protein, whose amino-acid sequence MKVILLRARATDSAIYKIAESLSENGMDVKLLVWDRQHTLKSPINSHYAFQKFNLKAPLDKWTVIFYMPIWWIYEFIYLLKNDANVIHTCDIDTQWPAIIAKFVKRCRLFYTSFDFYASTIPEKRPYFIVNTIRNVVAAIEMFGIGFADVLFLVDECRYDEVKGAKINKLVYIYNSPPDRFNLQTSKIKDAADEMVIFYAGAMHKYRGIDHMIKAIENIDNVKLVLVGPGSDVLPYMEQINRYNNKIKYIGWLPTYEDVLLKTMEADVLFRFNDPRVLKSKYESPNKLFEAMMCGKPIIVNSEIAASRIVKEENCGILVPYGDIEALENLIKMLKNDPENRKKLGDNGRNAYISKYSWKIMEQRLIDTYNNSKI is encoded by the coding sequence ATGAAAGTAATTCTATTACGCGCAAGGGCCACCGATTCTGCCATTTATAAAATAGCAGAGAGCCTGTCAGAAAATGGGATGGATGTAAAATTATTAGTATGGGACAGACAACATACTCTAAAAAGCCCCATAAATTCGCATTATGCTTTTCAAAAATTCAACTTGAAAGCGCCTCTCGATAAATGGACGGTAATATTTTACATGCCAATCTGGTGGATATACGAGTTTATTTACCTCTTGAAAAATGATGCGAATGTAATTCATACATGTGATATTGATACGCAGTGGCCGGCTATCATAGCTAAATTCGTAAAAAGATGCCGGCTCTTCTATACAAGCTTTGATTTTTATGCCAGTACTATACCGGAAAAACGCCCATATTTCATAGTAAATACTATTAGAAATGTGGTCGCTGCGATCGAGATGTTCGGCATTGGATTTGCAGACGTTTTATTCTTAGTCGATGAATGTCGTTATGATGAAGTTAAAGGGGCCAAAATAAATAAGCTAGTATACATCTATAATTCGCCACCCGACCGTTTCAATCTTCAAACAAGTAAAATTAAAGATGCAGCTGATGAGATGGTTATTTTCTATGCTGGAGCTATGCATAAATATCGTGGTATCGACCATATGATAAAAGCAATTGAGAATATCGATAATGTAAAACTAGTGCTAGTAGGCCCGGGATCGGATGTTTTACCATATATGGAGCAAATCAATCGTTATAATAATAAAATAAAATATATCGGATGGCTGCCAACTTATGAAGACGTCCTGCTAAAAACGATGGAAGCAGATGTTCTATTTAGGTTTAATGATCCCCGGGTTTTAAAAAGTAAATACGAGAGTCCCAATAAACTTTTTGAGGCGATGATGTGTGGGAAACCTATAATCGTAAATTCCGAGATAGCTGCGAGTCGAATCGTTAAGGAAGAGAATTGTGGTATACTTGTCCCCTATGGGGATATTGAGGCTTTAGAAAATTTGATAAAAATGTTAAAAAATGATCCTGAAAATAGAAAAAAACTAGGCGATAATGGGAGAAATGCCTACATTTCGAAATATTCCTGGAAAATAATGGAGCAACGATTGATAGACACGTACAATAATAGTAAAATATAG
- a CDS encoding glycosyltransferase family 2 protein, translating to MASTIEHSYNLIKPNAIDSIAQNNSNTPTNEKYRIIVAIPCYNEEIAIGSIVLRSQKFANQVLVIDDGSKDKTSEIARIAGAEIITHKTNQGKGVAIKDAFEFVKRANADILILIDGDGQHNPDEIPLLLGPIISGKADIVNGSRFLIKNGNKVPGYRRIGQEVLTAATNTGTKQKITDSQNGFRAFSSKTFNCFSFRQNGMAIESEMLIDAAQAGLKVLEVPINVRYDVEGSTMNPVSHGFGVLNPIIGLISQERPLLFFGVPGGLLLVTAAIFCFMVLDIFNATKVVAVGYSLIFMLCTILGIFSIFTGLMLWSIQNVRIKIR from the coding sequence ATGGCATCAACAATAGAGCATTCGTATAATCTAATAAAGCCTAATGCCATCGATTCAATAGCTCAAAATAATAGTAATACCCCAACAAATGAGAAATACAGGATCATAGTAGCTATTCCGTGTTATAATGAAGAGATCGCGATTGGAAGTATTGTTTTACGGTCACAAAAATTTGCGAATCAAGTTTTAGTAATTGATGATGGCTCAAAGGATAAAACTTCGGAAATCGCCAGAATTGCTGGTGCCGAGATTATCACTCATAAAACTAATCAAGGAAAGGGAGTGGCAATAAAAGATGCATTTGAATTCGTAAAAAGAGCAAATGCAGATATACTTATATTGATCGATGGTGATGGGCAGCATAATCCCGATGAGATACCACTTCTTCTAGGTCCTATCATTAGTGGGAAAGCAGATATTGTAAACGGTTCGAGGTTCCTCATTAAAAATGGTAACAAAGTACCGGGATATCGACGTATAGGGCAAGAAGTTTTAACTGCTGCGACGAACACCGGTACCAAACAAAAAATAACAGATTCGCAGAACGGGTTTAGAGCATTTTCTAGTAAAACGTTTAATTGCTTTTCTTTTAGGCAGAATGGCATGGCGATAGAAAGCGAAATGCTCATCGATGCGGCACAGGCAGGGCTTAAAGTTCTAGAAGTTCCGATAAATGTTAGGTATGATGTGGAAGGTTCCACGATGAATCCTGTCTCTCATGGGTTTGGCGTATTAAACCCAATCATAGGCCTGATATCACAAGAGCGGCCTTTACTGTTCTTCGGCGTTCCTGGCGGTTTATTATTGGTCACCGCGGCGATCTTCTGCTTCATGGTACTGGATATATTTAATGCTACAAAGGTCGTTGCTGTCGGGTATTCTTTAATCTTCATGCTATGCACTATTTTAGGGATATTTAGCATATTTACCGGATTGATGCTATGGTCTATACAGAACGTTCGAATAAAGATTAGATGA
- a CDS encoding DUF5817 domain-containing protein — translation MPKFAVVVCPHCKNAFIMEPGHKTVSCRSCNKRLEASRLKVFFASDDFKEAQAARGSVVAGISGDTAAFEEALPGIGRDVMERIGEDVQEQRYMEDKRKVNEKMDEEARKTKKKGQQAILRDTFEELAENGDIDIEEYWKKISFSGIDRLKFDKWVEKLVETGVAYSPRFGYLRKS, via the coding sequence ATGCCGAAGTTCGCCGTCGTCGTTTGCCCCCACTGCAAGAACGCTTTCATCATGGAGCCCGGCCATAAGACAGTATCGTGCCGTAGCTGCAATAAGAGGCTGGAGGCCTCGCGGCTCAAGGTCTTTTTCGCGTCCGACGACTTCAAGGAAGCCCAGGCGGCCCGGGGCTCCGTCGTGGCCGGCATATCAGGCGACACGGCCGCCTTCGAAGAAGCGCTACCCGGCATTGGCAGGGACGTCATGGAACGCATTGGCGAGGACGTCCAGGAACAGCGATACATGGAAGACAAGCGCAAGGTCAACGAGAAGATGGACGAAGAGGCCCGTAAGACCAAAAAGAAGGGGCAGCAGGCCATCCTCAGGGATACGTTCGAAGAGCTCGCTGAAAACGGCGACATCGACATCGAAGAGTACTGGAAAAAAATATCCTTCAGCGGCATCGACCGCCTCAAGTTCGACAAGTGGGTGGAGAAGCTCGTCGAGACGGGAGTAGCCTATTCTCCTCGATTCGGGTACCTGAGAAAAAGCTGA
- a CDS encoding type IV pilin → MPLIIDDEGISDVLAVILIAALTIIIASIMASYAYGLAQDIRQPKNVVVTAQRVDTTTITLTNSGGDLEILDTTTPFRVVINDIEVPCGNLDENIGSTEVFNANAGAHVVVTAICYQETPKVIYDGIL, encoded by the coding sequence ATGCCACTGATTATTGATGATGAAGGTATTTCTGATGTACTCGCTGTTATTCTAATTGCCGCATTGACGATTATTATTGCAAGTATAATGGCTTCATATGCCTATGGTTTAGCTCAAGATATAAGACAACCGAAAAATGTTGTTGTTACAGCTCAGAGAGTAGATACTACGACAATAACCCTAACTAATTCTGGCGGCGATTTAGAAATTCTCGATACAACCACTCCATTTAGAGTTGTGATTAATGATATTGAAGTTCCATGCGGCAATCTGGACGAAAATATCGGATCCACAGAAGTTTTTAACGCAAATGCTGGTGCACACGTCGTAGTTACCGCAATATGCTACCAGGAAACGCCTAAAGTAATATATGATGGTATATTATAA
- a CDS encoding Lrp/AsnC ligand binding domain-containing protein: MVIGVTMITVIPGEERAVYNVLTKIAGVREVFHVFGEYDFIAIIDVGSLSEINKTVDTIRENDMVTSTKTIIGAEL, encoded by the coding sequence ATGGTTATCGGAGTCACTATGATCACCGTCATACCCGGCGAGGAGAGGGCCGTCTACAACGTGCTCACCAAGATCGCCGGCGTCAGGGAGGTCTTCCACGTGTTCGGAGAGTACGACTTTATCGCCATCATCGACGTGGGGAGCCTGTCCGAGATCAACAAGACCGTCGACACGATTCGGGAAAACGATATGGTCACTTCGACTAAGACCATCATCGGTGCCGAGCTTTAG
- a CDS encoding DUF5788 family protein: MNENVPNSCPLNYAGIPSGGKLTDEERKHLEAKLSRLLEWVGAWVPDEIVLEGKKLPLHEIIWNIVKKDKLTDSELELLLSLEKKLNEKYRQDLANIKYRDTTEDQAIKDFCEAIGLLRALVTLRDIEKKEEKKEEKDDVILKMRENSKEQALYWMGFLKRFNVL; this comes from the coding sequence TTGAACGAGAATGTGCCTAATTCCTGCCCGCTGAACTATGCGGGTATACCTTCGGGAGGCAAGCTTACGGATGAAGAGCGTAAGCATCTAGAAGCTAAGCTCTCCCGGCTACTGGAATGGGTCGGGGCCTGGGTGCCCGACGAGATCGTTCTTGAAGGGAAAAAATTACCGCTCCACGAGATCATCTGGAACATCGTTAAGAAAGATAAGCTGACCGATAGCGAATTAGAGCTGTTGTTAAGCCTGGAAAAAAAGCTGAATGAAAAGTACCGGCAGGATCTGGCGAATATCAAATACAGGGATACCACGGAAGACCAGGCGATCAAAGATTTCTGCGAGGCCATCGGCCTTCTTCGGGCACTCGTTACCCTGAGGGATATCGAGAAAAAAGAGGAGAAAAAAGAGGAAAAGGATGATGTCATTCTTAAAATGCGTGAAAACTCAAAAGAGCAGGCCCTGTACTGGATGGGTTTCCTAAAACGGTTCAATGTTTTGTGA
- a CDS encoding ATP-binding protein, which translates to MKRKIISIDNEKCTGCGECIPDCPEGAIQLIEGKARLISDLFCDGLGACIGTCPQGAICVIEREAEPYDEKKVMENIVKQGMPVIKAHLEHLKGHGQTDLYDQAVEYLKELKIPVPGSMHGGHPNFGACPGSAVRSIPRKLTTPGPKPSGNSGSELRQWPIQLKLLNPAASYFDNADLLITADCVPFAYAEFHEEFVRGRIVIIFCPKLDSDIDGYVEKLADIFSSHTIKSILVAHMEVPCCSGVRYVVDRALEKSAKNIPVSEKTITIQGEVE; encoded by the coding sequence GTGAAACGTAAGATCATCAGTATCGACAATGAAAAATGCACGGGATGTGGCGAGTGCATCCCTGACTGCCCGGAGGGCGCCATTCAGCTCATCGAGGGGAAGGCGCGACTAATAAGCGACCTCTTCTGCGACGGCCTCGGCGCCTGCATCGGTACCTGCCCCCAAGGCGCTATCTGTGTCATTGAGCGAGAGGCCGAGCCCTATGATGAAAAGAAAGTAATGGAGAATATCGTGAAGCAGGGCATGCCCGTTATCAAGGCCCACCTCGAGCATCTTAAGGGTCACGGGCAGACTGACCTGTATGACCAGGCGGTCGAATACCTTAAGGAGCTTAAGATCCCCGTTCCTGGCAGTATGCACGGCGGCCACCCGAATTTCGGAGCTTGCCCGGGCTCTGCAGTGAGGAGCATCCCGCGGAAACTAACTACTCCAGGCCCGAAGCCTTCTGGAAATTCTGGGTCCGAGCTTCGACAATGGCCTATCCAGCTCAAGCTCCTGAATCCTGCGGCATCGTATTTTGATAATGCTGATCTGCTCATCACTGCGGACTGCGTTCCCTTCGCCTATGCGGAATTCCACGAAGAGTTCGTGCGTGGCCGCATCGTCATCATCTTCTGCCCGAAGCTGGATTCGGACATCGACGGTTATGTCGAGAAACTTGCAGATATCTTCTCCAGCCACACGATCAAATCCATCCTGGTCGCACACATGGAAGTTCCATGCTGCAGCGGCGTGCGCTATGTAGTTGATCGTGCACTTGAAAAGTCTGCGAAGAATATCCCGGTGAGCGAGAAGACGATCACGATACAGGGAGAAGTAGAGTAA
- the cofD gene encoding 2-phospho-L-lactate transferase, translated as MLSILSGGTGTPKLLRGFKDSEDISVIVNTAEDVWVSGNKVTPDVDSVMYTVAGIIDDKKWWGIKGDTFNTFKALEEMGYFEEIMLGDRDRATCIYRTDVINSGSTLTEATKDLCNVFQIKMNVLPMSEYDITSVISTPLGDMHFQDFWVGMHGEPDVSAVRLMGQLLPTPEVMDALNASDDIFIGPSNPITSIGPILSLEGVRETLQIKFVIAVSPFIGDQPISGPAAKLMKARGLEPSTKGVAEFYKDIVDILIVDERDKTDLSGYDFEVDHYDTLMTSVEKSKALADFMLSKCV; from the coding sequence ATGTTATCCATCTTATCTGGCGGCACGGGAACCCCCAAGCTACTGAGGGGCTTCAAGGACAGCGAAGACATCTCGGTCATCGTGAACACGGCGGAGGACGTGTGGGTCTCCGGCAACAAGGTAACGCCGGACGTCGACTCGGTCATGTATACTGTCGCTGGCATCATCGACGACAAGAAATGGTGGGGGATCAAGGGCGATACTTTCAACACGTTCAAGGCTCTCGAGGAGATGGGCTATTTCGAGGAGATCATGCTCGGCGACCGGGACCGGGCCACCTGCATCTACCGTACCGATGTGATCAACAGCGGCAGCACGCTGACTGAAGCCACTAAGGACCTATGTAACGTTTTCCAGATAAAGATGAACGTCCTGCCCATGAGCGAATACGATATAACGTCCGTTATCAGTACGCCCCTGGGCGACATGCACTTCCAGGACTTCTGGGTGGGCATGCACGGCGAGCCTGATGTCTCCGCAGTAAGGCTTATGGGGCAATTGCTGCCCACGCCCGAGGTCATGGATGCCCTGAACGCCTCGGATGATATATTCATCGGGCCCAGCAATCCTATCACCAGCATCGGGCCCATTCTGTCTTTAGAAGGCGTGCGAGAGACATTGCAGATCAAGTTCGTTATCGCCGTCAGCCCCTTCATCGGCGACCAACCCATCAGCGGCCCGGCCGCAAAGCTCATGAAGGCCAGGGGACTGGAGCCTTCAACGAAGGGAGTGGCAGAGTTTTACAAGGATATCGTCGATATACTCATCGTGGATGAGCGTGATAAGACCGACCTCTCGGGCTACGATTTTGAGGTGGACCATTACGATACGCTGATGACGAGTGTGGAGAAGAGCAAGGCACTTGCCGATTTCATGCTGAGTAAGTGCGTATAA